GATCGGCATACCGGCCTTTTTCGCACGCGCGATCACGGTATCGATCGCGGCCAGCACGTCAGGATGTCGCGGCTCGGCTCGATGACCGAGCGAAGCGGCCAGGTCTTGCGAGCCGATCACAAGGGTCGTGACTCCCTCGACGGCCAGAATCTCGTCGATGTTTTGCACCGCTTCGATGTGCTCGATCTGCGGAATGACGACGATCGACTCGTTGGCCTGACGACAATAGTCAGGCCCGCCCGCCGTGCCATAACGGCCCGGACGGCGCGGACCATACCCGCGAATCCCCTCGGGTGGATACCGACATGCGGCGACGGCGCGGCGCGCTTCGTCGGCCGTGCGCACAAAGGGGACGATGATGCCGGCCGCCCCGGCATCGAGGATCGGCTTGATCAACACCGGATCGTTCCAGGCCACACGCACCAAAGGCGTGGTCTCGCTACCGCGCGTGGCCATGATGTGACCCTGCACGGCCGCCACCGATAGCGGTCCATGTTCGGCGTCGATCCATACGAAGTCGAGCACCGTCGTCAGCGCTTCGGTGACGGTGGGATCGGTGAAGGTAATGCACGTTCCCAGGCAGGGCTGGGGATTCTTGATCTTGCGGCGGAAATGAACGGCGTTTTCCATGAAATGAATCGGTCGTTGAGTGAGGAGAAGCTGTGAATCACCACTGTTGGACGAGCCAACTGCGGCACACCATCAAGGTTTTGTGCGAGTGTCTCGGTCGAGTTCGGCGATTGCCCGAGGCACTTAAAATAAGGCAATCGCGCGTCCTGGCCCTCCGTGGCAGCCCTGAATTTTGATCGGCGCGAAAATAAAGTAAGCGCCGGCCGGCAGCTTGCCAACCGCGGTCAAGAACTCGACGCCCACCATGTTTTTCGTCCCCAGCATCCAATAGGTCGCCAGCGCCCGCTGCGGATCGACGCCCCCCAGCGATGGGCCATCGGTCGCTACGCAGCGAATTCCCTTACCGGCCAGGTAGGCAATCGCCTCGGGCCCGGGAGCGGGCCAGCCTTCGCGCTTGCCATTCAGCGGATCGGCGATGCACGCGTTCCCCTCGGGCAGCGTCTTGAACGTGGCATCGGTGTAGCCGCTGTGAAAGATCACGATCGAGCCGGCCGCAATCGGGCCGTGCTCTTTTTCGTCCTGCTCGATATCCTCCACGCGGATCTCGGGAGATTGCGGCCACGATTTCGAATCGGTCGTGCCGACGCGGCTTTTCACGTCGATCACGCGCGCCGGCCCGCAAGTCCAGTCGAGTGGCACCTGCTCGGTGGTCATGGTGCTCGTGCCGCGCGGACCGTAGCGCTTTTCGTACTCGGCCAGCCACGAACGGGTCTGGTCGTCGTATTGGGTGTTATCGAAGCCGGGCGCGGGCAGCGCATAGCTGGGCGGCACCAGGTGAGTGCCGGCATGTGAATCGCAAACGTGCGATTGGTGATAGATGCCCAGGTTCGGCGCGAACATGAGCGGCACCTTCAAATACGGCTGGCGGTGCCGGCCTACGCCTGAGCCTGGCCAGGTCACGGGATGCTCGTTCGACAACACGACCGACAAGTCAACGGCCTGCTTTTTGCGCGCCGATTCGATCAAGCGTCGCGCGAGCGGATCGCCCACGATGGCGATGGCGCGCGCCTCGGCATAGGGACCATCAGCATGCTTCGGCGACAGCAAACAGTAAAACGCGCCGGTCACGGGCAATTGATCGAAGCCCGTCCCGGATTCGGTCCAGATCATGCCGTACTTCAAGCCGGCCAGGTGCGTCGGCTCGGCCAGGTCGGGAATCGGGCCCATGCTGGCGCTATCCGTGGCCAGCGCCATGACTTTACGGCTGGCCAGGTATTCCATGCAGTCGGGATCGGGGTCAGGCCAGGCGGGCGTGCGCCCTTCGACGGGGTCGGCGAGGTAGCGCCGCCCTGCGGGAAGCGGCTTGTAGAACTTGTCGCTGTAGCCGCTGCGAAACAGCACGACATCGCCAAACTGCAGCGGACGATGTTCGCGCTCCCAGGCGACGATGCGATCGCGCTTCACCAGCGCGCTACGCCCGTTGGGCGCCGCTTCGAGCAAGTCGGTGCAATCAATGACGCACGCCTCGCCGCCGAACTGCCAGGCGGGCACCTTGTCGGTGAACACACGGCCGTACGGCCCGGCGTTGGGCAGCTTCGTATCGGGATGCGGAATCGAATGCGGCGGAACGTCGAATTGCGTGCCGGTGTTGCCATCGATGGCCAGGATATCGCTGTTGTAGGCGCTGAGCGGGCCAATGCGCAGATACTCGTTCATGTGAAATGGAGCAAAGCCCGCGGCCGGCCAGTTGGCCGCGTATTCGGGCGCCACCAGGAGCGACAGGTCGACGACGCGCGGCGCATCGGCAGGCGCGGCCGGCGCCGTGCCGGCGTAGGTCATTGCCAGCGCAGCGGCGAAAGACGTTATTAA
This sequence is a window from Pirellulales bacterium. Protein-coding genes within it:
- a CDS encoding aldolase/citrate lyase family protein, with the translated sequence MENAVHFRRKIKNPQPCLGTCITFTDPTVTEALTTVLDFVWIDAEHGPLSVAAVQGHIMATRGSETTPLVRVAWNDPVLIKPILDAGAAGIIVPFVRTADEARRAVAACRYPPEGIRGYGPRRPGRYGTAGGPDYCRQANESIVVIPQIEHIEAVQNIDEILAVEGVTTLVIGSQDLAASLGHRAEPRHPDVLAAIDTVIARAKKAGMPIGMALGDRPEIYCQWHAKGVAWFAVGADFFLLQQAAADAVAQIRQGTRR
- a CDS encoding cyclase family protein; the protein is MTYAGTAPAAPADAPRVVDLSLLVAPEYAANWPAAGFAPFHMNEYLRIGPLSAYNSDILAIDGNTGTQFDVPPHSIPHPDTKLPNAGPYGRVFTDKVPAWQFGGEACVIDCTDLLEAAPNGRSALVKRDRIVAWEREHRPLQFGDVVLFRSGYSDKFYKPLPAGRRYLADPVEGRTPAWPDPDPDCMEYLASRKVMALATDSASMGPIPDLAEPTHLAGLKYGMIWTESGTGFDQLPVTGAFYCLLSPKHADGPYAEARAIAIVGDPLARRLIESARKKQAVDLSVVLSNEHPVTWPGSGVGRHRQPYLKVPLMFAPNLGIYHQSHVCDSHAGTHLVPPSYALPAPGFDNTQYDDQTRSWLAEYEKRYGPRGTSTMTTEQVPLDWTCGPARVIDVKSRVGTTDSKSWPQSPEIRVEDIEQDEKEHGPIAAGSIVIFHSGYTDATFKTLPEGNACIADPLNGKREGWPAPGPEAIAYLAGKGIRCVATDGPSLGGVDPQRALATYWMLGTKNMVGVEFLTAVGKLPAGAYFIFAPIKIQGCHGGPGRAIALF